A single window of Malus sylvestris chromosome 5, drMalSylv7.2, whole genome shotgun sequence DNA harbors:
- the LOC126624007 gene encoding transcription factor JUNGBRUNNEN 1-like produces MDNPYYSPSTKDDHQYTDDEDDVQLPGFRFHPTDEELVDFYLRRKIQKKPISFELIKSIDIYKYDPWDLPKTAGDKEWYFFCKRGRKYKNSFRPNRVTGSGFWKATGIDKPIHSHGGEGHACNGLKKTLVYYRGSAGKGSKTDWMMHEFRLPNSSSSNEQNNRSSNPKNMNTDPQQEAEIWTLCRIFKRNVSYRKYTPDWRDLSAAKRHPTDTVNSKKFATDRQDLLDQSNTYISFGASDICYEEKPLVNHTNNINSIINGSHQLHAHAVGQLSSNMQQPNSTHPYMDTFSNFSFQDLENDLLNENWDELRSVVQQLAFDPTPFPV; encoded by the exons ATGGATAACCCATATTATAGTCCTAGCACTAAGGATGATCACCAGTATactgatgatgaagatgatgttcAACTACCAGGATTTCGGTTTCACCCAACAGATGAAGAACTTGTAGACTTCTATCTTCGTCGGAAGATTCAGAAGAAACCGATCAGCTTCGAGCTCATCAAATCAATTGATATCTACAAATATGATCCTTGGGATCTTCCAA AAACCGCAGGAGATAAAGAATGGTACTTCTTCTGCAAAAGAGGGAGAAAGTACAAGAACAGCTTCAGACCCAACAGAGTAACAGGTTCTGGATTTTGGAAGGCAACTGGAATCGACAAGCCGATACATTCCCACGGAGGAGAGGGCCATGCCTGCAATGGCCTAAAGAAAACATTGGTTTACTACCGTGGAAGTGCAGGCAAAGGCAGCAAAACCGATTGGATGATGCACGAGTTTCGCCTTCCTAATTCCTCCAGTTCGAATGAACAAAATAACCGAAGCTCTAACCCTAAGAATATGAATACTGATCCTCAACAAGAAGCT GAAATATGGACATTGTGTCGGATATTCAAAAGAAATGTTTCATACAGAAAGTACACCCCAGATTGGAGAGATCTATCTGCAGCTAAACGTCATCCAACGGACACCGTAAACTCCAAGAAATTCGCTACTGATCGACAAGACCTTCTCGACCAATCTAACACTTATATCAGTTTCGGTGCTTCAGACATTTGCTACGAGGAGAAGCCTCTTGTGAATCATACCAACAATATAAACAGTATTATTAATGGAAGTCACCAATTGCATGCGCATGCAGTTGGGCAGTTGAGCTCCAACATGCAGCAGCCTAAttcaacacatccatacatggACACGTTCTCAAACTTTTCGTTTCAAGATCTTGAGAATGATCTTTTGAATGAAAATTGGGATGAGCTTAGATCAGTCGTACAACAGCTTGCTTTTGATCCGACGCCATTTCCTGTATAA